Proteins encoded together in one Pantoea sp. CCBC3-3-1 window:
- the gsiA gene encoding glutathione ABC transporter ATP-binding protein GsiA has product MATTPTSGLSAGQVLSVRDLNVSFSQQGETIHAVKNLSLEVKRGETLAIVGESGSGKSVTSLALMRLIEQGGGQIDSGEMWLRRRSGDVIDLSRARQSTLRTVRGADMAMIFQEPMTSLNPVFTIGDQIAESILLHQGKSHREAMKEAERMLDLVRIPEARSVLSRFPHQLSGGMRQRVMIAMALSCRPALLIADEPTTALDVTIQAQILQLIRVLQKEMEMGVIFITHDMGVVAEMADRVQVMYRGEVVETGSVEAIFQAPQRDYTKALLAAVPKLGAMTGTLYPAKFPVLTPGGNDDISLPQDTVPPEAKPVLQVRDLVTRFDIRGGILNRVKRRVHAVEKVSFDLHPGETLALVGESGCGKSTTGRSLLRLVASQGGTITFNGQRIDNLTGAALSHLRRDIQFIFQDPYASLDPRLTVGFSIMEPLLVHGIARGDEAEKRVAWLLERVGLLPEHARRYPHEFSGGQRQRICIARALALNPKVVIADESVSALDVSIQAQIVNLMMDLQREFGIAFLFISHDMAVVERISHRVAVMYLGQIVEIGPRQSVFEHPQHPYTRKLMAAVPVADPAHRRRERPLLVEEIPSPVRALGDEPQVAPLLEVSAGHYVARHAVGGA; this is encoded by the coding sequence ATGGCTACGACCCCAACGTCAGGTTTATCTGCCGGACAGGTGCTTTCGGTCAGGGATCTTAACGTCAGTTTCAGCCAGCAGGGGGAGACTATCCATGCGGTAAAAAATCTCTCCCTCGAGGTTAAGCGTGGCGAAACGCTGGCCATTGTTGGTGAATCCGGCTCGGGAAAATCCGTGACCTCTTTAGCGCTGATGCGGCTTATTGAGCAGGGCGGAGGCCAGATCGACAGCGGAGAAATGTGGCTGCGGCGCAGAAGCGGTGATGTTATCGATCTTTCGCGTGCGCGGCAGTCAACGCTGCGCACCGTGCGCGGTGCCGATATGGCGATGATCTTTCAGGAACCGATGACCTCGCTTAACCCCGTTTTTACGATTGGCGATCAGATTGCCGAGTCGATCCTGCTGCATCAGGGAAAAAGCCACCGTGAGGCGATGAAAGAAGCGGAACGCATGCTGGATCTGGTGCGGATCCCCGAAGCGCGCAGCGTGCTGTCGCGTTTTCCCCATCAGCTCTCTGGCGGCATGCGTCAGCGGGTAATGATTGCGATGGCGCTCTCCTGCCGACCCGCGCTGCTGATTGCGGATGAACCGACTACCGCGCTGGACGTCACCATTCAGGCGCAAATTCTGCAACTGATCCGCGTGCTGCAAAAAGAGATGGAAATGGGCGTCATTTTTATCACGCACGATATGGGCGTGGTAGCCGAAATGGCCGACCGCGTGCAGGTGATGTATCGCGGAGAAGTGGTGGAAACCGGGTCGGTTGAAGCGATTTTTCAGGCACCGCAGCGTGATTACACTAAAGCGCTGCTGGCGGCCGTGCCAAAACTGGGCGCAATGACCGGCACGCTTTACCCGGCGAAATTTCCGGTGCTCACGCCCGGCGGCAATGACGATATTTCTCTGCCTCAGGATACTGTTCCGCCGGAGGCTAAACCGGTGTTGCAGGTGCGCGATTTAGTGACCCGTTTTGATATTCGCGGCGGCATTCTCAATCGGGTTAAGCGCCGCGTGCATGCGGTCGAAAAGGTCAGCTTCGATCTGCATCCCGGTGAAACGCTGGCGCTGGTGGGCGAGTCCGGCTGCGGCAAATCCACTACCGGCCGTTCCCTGCTGCGTCTGGTTGCCAGCCAGGGGGGAACCATCACCTTCAACGGGCAGCGCATCGATAACCTTACCGGTGCCGCGCTTTCGCATCTGCGCCGCGATATTCAGTTTATTTTTCAGGATCCCTACGCCTCTCTCGATCCGCGACTGACCGTGGGTTTCTCCATTATGGAGCCGCTGCTGGTTCACGGTATTGCCCGGGGTGACGAAGCTGAAAAGCGAGTGGCCTGGCTGCTGGAGCGCGTGGGGCTACTGCCGGAACATGCACGGCGTTATCCCCATGAGTTTTCGGGTGGTCAGCGTCAGCGCATCTGCATTGCCAGAGCGCTGGCGCTGAATCCAAAAGTGGTGATTGCCGACGAATCCGTTTCGGCGCTGGACGTTTCCATTCAGGCTCAAATCGTTAATCTAATGATGGATTTACAGCGCGAATTCGGTATCGCTTTCCTGTTTATTTCGCATGATATGGCGGTTGTCGAGCGGATCAGCCATCGCGTGGCGGTCATGTATCTCGGTCAGATTGTGGAAATCGGCCCGCGACAGTCCGTTTTTGAACATCCTCAGCATCCTTACACGCGTAAGCTGATGGCTGCGGTACCGGTTGCCGATCCCGCTCACCGTCGGCGTGAACGGCCGCTGCTGGTGGAAGAGATCCCAAGTCCTGTCAGAGCATTAGGCGATGAGCCACAGGTAGCACCGCTGCTTGAAGTCAGCGCCGGTCATTATGTCGCTCGTCATGCCGTAGGCGGCGCCTGA